The proteins below are encoded in one region of Apium graveolens cultivar Ventura chromosome 4, ASM990537v1, whole genome shotgun sequence:
- the LOC141718054 gene encoding peptide deformylase 1B, chloroplastic/mitochondrial produces MAASTATYLHSSSSSFPFLFRRHILLRRHFRQLHRFTSTSGNSIFPSKQFKLPGASVYAQAKRSLSTKDVEVASADDLYFESPLEIVEYPDPILRAKNKRIDTFDDNLKNLVDEMFDIMYKTDGIGLSAPQVGLNVQLMVFNPVGERGEGEEIVLVNPRVTKYSKKMVLFDEGCLSFPGIYAEVKRPESVKIDARDVTGVRFSFSLSELPARVFQHEFDHLQGVLFFDRMTNEVLDRVRPQLQALEKKYEDKTGQPSPERIDTFKVEKVPVGFGTR; encoded by the exons ATGGCGGCCTCTACTGCTACTTACCTTCACTCCTCTTCATCGTCTTTTCCATTTCTCTTTCGCCGGCATATTCTTCTCCGGCGTCACTTCCGACAACTTCACCGTTTCACTTCAACTTCCGGTAACTCCATATTTCCTTCAAAACAGTTCAAACTTCCCGGCGCGTCGGTCTACGCTCAGGCCAAACGCTCTTTATCCACAAAAGACGTCGAAGTCGCTTCTG CTGATGACCTTTATTTCGAGTCGCCTCTCGAAATTGTGGAATATCCGGATCCTATACTAAGAGCGAAAAATAAGAGAATTGATACTTTTGATGATAACTTGAAGAATTTAGTAGATGAAATGTTCGACATAATGTACAA AACTGATGGCATTGGTCTATCAGCACCCCAAGTTGGTCTGAATGTTCAACTCATGGTGTTTAATCCAGTGGGAGAACGTGGTGAAGGAGAAGAGATTGTTCTAGTAAATCCACGAGTCACCAAATATTCAAAGAAGATGGTTTTGTTTGACGAGGGCTGCTTGTCATTTCCAGGAATTTATGCAGAAGTTAAG AGACCAGAATCTGTAAAAATCGATGCACGAGATGTTACTGGGGTCAGGTTTTCTTTTAGCCTGTCAGAGCTTCCTGCCAGAGTCTTCCAGCATGAGTTTGACCATTTGCAG GGAGTACTTTTCTTTGACAGAATGACGAATGAAGTACTTGACCGTGTGCGCCCACAGTTACAG GCATTGGAAAAGAAGTATGAGGATAAGACAGGACAACCAAGCCCTGAAAGGATAGATACTTTCAAAGTAGAAAAGGTGCCTGTCGGATTTGGAACTCGTTAG
- the LOC141716775 gene encoding polygalacturonase At1g48100 — protein sequence MIGFTRGGPNFLILTALLIVLSIQQRVSSARQGKQFLRQQQNTDTPTSLLRKDRNGYFSGQRIPRLMREVYQANTVFNVLDYGAKGDGATDDSKAFEAAWVDACKVEASTMMVPSGYVFFVKPISFSGPNCEPNIVFQLDGKIIAPTNAQAWGSGLLQWLNFSKLKGITIRGKGIIDGQGSVWWTKISPTSDPNEEIKLTINSTRFVSNNGTLPDTVSTEATKKLPHTKPTALRFYGSSGVTVTGITIQNSQQTHLKFDDCTVVQVFGISVSSPGDSPNTDGIHLQNSQNVLIHNVNLACGDDCISIQTGCSGIFIHDVICGPGHGISIGSLGKDNTRACVSNVTVRDVKMHDTTNGVRIKTWQGGSGSVQGVMFANIQVSEVQHPIIIDQFYCDGGKCSNHTSAVGISAVSFQNIKGTYTKSPVHFACSDTMPCTGVTLTTIELTAKQETEPFCWQTYGKLQTETIPPVKCLKAGNKSNYDRC from the exons ATGATAGGGTTTACCAGAGGAGGTCCCAATTTCCTGATTCTCACTGCTTTGCTGATTGTCCTGTCAATACAACAAAGAGTTAGCAGTGCAAGACAGGGCAAGCAGTTTCTGAGACAACAACAAAACACTGATACACCAACATCTCTTCTCCGCAAAGATAGGAATGGCTACTTCTCAGGCCAACGGATCCCGAGGTTGATGAGGGAGGTTTATCAGGCTAATACCGTTTTCAACGTGCTAGATTATGGAGCCAAAGGTGATGGAGCTACAGATGACAGCAAG GCATTTGAAGCGGCATGGGTTGATGCATGTAAAGTGGAGGCCTCAACAATGATGGTACCGTCAGGATATGTGTTTTTTGTTAAACCTATCTCTTTCTCTGGGCCAAACTGTGAACCGAACATTGTATTTCAG CTGGATGGAAAGATAATTGCACCAACAAATGCACAAGCTTGGGGATCAGGCCTCTTGCAGTGGCTTAACTTTTCAAAACTCAAAGGGATAACAATCAGAGGGAAAGGCATCATTGATGGACAAGGCTCAGTCTGGTGGACAAAAATATCGCCCACATCTGATCCAAATGAAGAAATTAAACTTACTATTAACTCAACCAGATTTGTTTCAAACAACGGTACCTTACCAGATACA GTAAGTACTGAGGCCACAAAAAAATTGCCACACACCAAGCCAACT GCACTTAGATTCTACGGAAGTTCAGGCGTGACAGTGACTGGAATAACAATCCAAAACAGCCAACAAACTCACCTCAAATTCGATGACTGCACAGTTGTCCAGGTTTTTGGCATCAGTGTCTCATCTCCAGGTGACAGCCCGAATACAGACGGAATCCACCTTCAGAACTCCCAAAATGTGTTAATCCACAACGTCAATCTTGCTTGCG GAGACGATTGCATCTCTATTCAAACCGGGTGTTCGGGCATATTCATACATGATGTGATTTGTGGACCTGGACATGGAATCAGCATTGGCAGCCTTGGAAAAGACAACACCAGAGCCTGTGTTTCAAACGTTACTGTTCGAGATGTCAAAATGCATGACACAACGAATGGCGTAAGAATAAAGACGTGGCAG GGTGGATCAGGGTCAGTGCAAGGAGTCATGTTTGCAAATATTCAGGTCTCCGAAGTTCAACATCCTATTATTATCGACCAGTTTTACTGTGACGGGGGTAAATGCAGCAATCATACTTCAGCAGTCGGCATATCAGCAGTATCCTTTCAGAATATAAAAGGGACATATACAAAAAGTCCAGTGCACTTTGCTTGTAGTGACACCATGCCATGCACAGGTGTTACTTTGACCACCATCGAGCTAACAGCTAAACAAGAAACTGAACCTTTTTGTTGGCAGACTTACGGAAAACTGCAAACAGAGACCATCCCTCCTGTTAAATGCCTGAAGGCAGGCAACAAATCAAACTATGACCGTTGCTGA